A part of Bacteroidota bacterium genomic DNA contains:
- a CDS encoding T9SS type A sorting domain-containing protein, with protein MERGLLYNSLGQQLIQKRISRKGAIDFTQYGSGIYLVEVANQEGEVIWHHKLVK; from the coding sequence TTGGAAAGAGGTCTACTGTATAATTCATTGGGTCAACAATTGATTCAGAAGAGGATAAGTAGAAAAGGGGCGATTGATTTTACTCAGTATGGTTCGGGAATTTATCTTGTTGAGGTGGCTAACCAAGAGGGAGAAGTTATTTGGCACCATAAATTGGTGAAATAA
- a CDS encoding CocE/NonD family hydrolase, protein MMKNLLYAFFLFFFLGFAKESLAVLTPQVDSIPMGDGRKLAADIYIPKGMAQGPVILVQTPYNRQRYRVIGLPLVGMNLDSSSYIFVILDWRGFYGSAAAKYAGAPDNGKDGYDAVEWIAAQTWSNGKVGTWGLSALGRVQFATAKKNPPHLTCICPLVAAPQYQYDEYFPNGCLKTEYVQQLDVLGFGTSAIIMTHPVHDLTWTFAESANFYPDSIRVPCFMIGGWYDHNIETMLDFYTAIQNSNQILVRDQHRLLMGPWVHGGSGMAQVGSVPQGELNYPASAHWNDSLALRFFDFYLRNEANGWDQSPKVQYFQMGEDVWQNSPSWPPAGGVNTNFYLHKDGLLDVSVPTSNADSLTFNYDPTDPSPTIGGPTLRADLVQGPYDQAILVESRNDILTFTTNTLTQNMAMRGNVVVHLKVSSNRRDTDFDIRLTDVYPDSRSMLVNDGVMRMRFRNGINAADTMLMIPGTDYDCVMKLPCTSLTFLAGHRIRVDVTSSNYPRFNRNMNTGGVMYPGNSMDSLVNPVVASNTVYTNVNNTSYITLPLVGFNGIDGRTMNQAEVIKVFPNRVSNLLNIELSSDAIYGITLDFFPKWVYSKNKYTRLCVLLIELWKNRSLIISLLHAMGNYSKTAKGTV, encoded by the coding sequence ATGATGAAAAATCTTCTTTACGCTTTTTTTCTTTTCTTTTTTCTTGGATTTGCAAAAGAATCGCTGGCGGTTTTGACGCCGCAGGTGGACTCGATACCGATGGGCGATGGCAGAAAATTGGCGGCAGATATTTATATTCCGAAGGGTATGGCGCAGGGACCGGTGATTTTGGTGCAGACGCCATATAACCGACAGCGTTATCGCGTCATCGGTTTGCCGCTGGTAGGTATGAACTTGGATAGCAGCTCTTATATTTTTGTGATTCTGGATTGGCGGGGCTTTTATGGTTCTGCGGCGGCGAAATATGCCGGTGCGCCGGATAATGGTAAGGACGGTTATGATGCGGTGGAATGGATTGCAGCTCAAACATGGAGCAATGGCAAGGTGGGGACTTGGGGGCTCTCAGCGCTGGGGCGAGTGCAGTTTGCAACAGCGAAGAAAAATCCGCCGCATTTGACTTGTATTTGTCCGCTGGTAGCGGCACCACAGTATCAGTATGATGAATATTTTCCGAATGGATGTTTGAAGACGGAGTATGTTCAACAATTGGATGTTTTGGGGTTTGGTACCTCGGCGATTATCATGACGCATCCGGTGCATGATTTGACTTGGACCTTTGCAGAGAGTGCAAATTTTTATCCTGATAGTATCCGCGTGCCTTGCTTTATGATTGGCGGATGGTATGACCATAATATTGAAACGATGTTAGATTTCTATACGGCGATTCAGAATAGTAATCAAATATTGGTGCGTGATCAGCACCGGTTGCTTATGGGTCCTTGGGTGCATGGTGGTAGCGGCATGGCGCAGGTGGGTAGCGTGCCGCAGGGCGAGTTGAATTATCCGGCATCGGCTCATTGGAATGATTCGCTGGCGTTGCGATTCTTTGATTTTTATTTAAGAAATGAGGCAAACGGTTGGGATCAAAGCCCGAAGGTTCAGTATTTTCAGATGGGAGAGGATGTGTGGCAGAACAGTCCGTCTTGGCCGCCAGCCGGTGGTGTGAATACGAATTTCTATTTGCATAAAGACGGATTGCTGGATGTTTCGGTACCAACCAGTAATGCGGATAGTTTGACTTTTAATTATGACCCGACGGATCCTTCTCCAACGATTGGAGGCCCTACGCTACGTGCAGACTTAGTTCAGGGACCTTATGACCAAGCAATCTTGGTGGAAAGCCGGAATGATATACTGACCTTCACCACGAATACACTGACGCAGAATATGGCGATGCGAGGCAATGTGGTGGTTCATCTGAAAGTTTCTTCCAATCGAAGAGATACGGACTTTGATATTCGGCTAACGGATGTATATCCGGATAGCCGCTCGATGCTAGTGAATGATGGTGTGATGCGAATGCGCTTTCGCAATGGTATCAATGCGGCAGATACGATGCTGATGATTCCGGGTACGGATTATGATTGTGTGATGAAGTTGCCGTGTACTTCGCTTACCTTTTTAGCAGGACATAGAATTCGGGTGGATGTTACGTCGTCCAATTATCCGCGCTTCAACCGGAATATGAATACCGGTGGAGTGATGTATCCGGGAAACAGCATGGATTCTTTGGTGAATCCGGTAGTGGCATCTAATACGGTTTATACCAACGTAAACAACACTTCGTATATCACCCTTCCGTTGGTAGGTTTCAACGGGATTGATGGGCGCACGATGAATCAGGCGGAGGTAATAAAGGTTTTCCCCAACCGTGTTTCTAATCTATTGAATATTGAATTGAGTAGTGATGCTATTTATGGAATTACACTAGACTTCTTTCCAAAATGGGTTTATTCTAAAAATAAGTACACTAGACTATGTGTTCTGTTGATTGAATTGTGGAAAAACAGAAGTTTGATAATTTCTTTGCTTCATGCGATGGGCAATTATTCAAAAACAGCCAAAGGCACAGTTTAA
- a CDS encoding acyl-CoA desaturase: MVPILVFFFAHHYLSLFSQSFLMHRYAAHGAFTMNKFWEKFFFVFAYVTMGSSYLSAWSYGVMHRMHHAFADTPKDPHSPKYFNNLFAMMMHTEKIYGGIGKGTIEVEEKFKKNVPSWHSFDLWARSWPSRIMWGFVYFAFYFYFAPSIWWYLLLPIHFFMGPVHGAIINWFAHKYGYVNFKSSNTSKNLMPLDIFMLGEGYHNDHHKFPSRINFGVKWYEIDPLYPVILFLNFVGIVKVKQKAFGKVEAEF, from the coding sequence ATGGTACCTATTCTTGTTTTCTTTTTCGCACATCATTATCTGTCGCTTTTCTCTCAAAGTTTCCTGATGCACCGCTATGCAGCGCACGGGGCATTTACCATGAATAAATTTTGGGAAAAATTTTTCTTCGTCTTTGCCTATGTAACGATGGGGTCTTCCTATCTCAGTGCTTGGTCTTATGGCGTGATGCACCGTATGCACCATGCCTTTGCAGACACACCGAAAGACCCTCATTCACCAAAATATTTCAATAACCTGTTTGCCATGATGATGCACACCGAGAAGATCTATGGCGGCATCGGAAAAGGCACTATTGAAGTAGAAGAAAAGTTTAAGAAAAACGTTCCTAGTTGGCATTCATTTGATCTTTGGGCACGCTCATGGCCATCTAGAATCATGTGGGGCTTCGTTTATTTTGCTTTCTACTTTTATTTCGCTCCTTCTATCTGGTGGTATCTGTTACTGCCCATTCACTTCTTTATGGGACCGGTTCACGGAGCCATTATCAACTGGTTCGCTCACAAATATGGTTATGTAAACTTTAAATCAAGCAATACATCTAAAAACCTGATGCCTTTGGATATTTTCATGTTAGGCGAGGGCTATCATAACGACCACCACAAATTCCCTTCCCGCATCAATTTCGGTGTAAAATGGTATGAGATTGACCCCCTTTATCCGGTCATTTTATTTTTGAACTTTGTAGGAATTGTAAAGGTGAAGCAGAAGGCCTTTGGCAAAGTGGAAGCAGAATTCTAA
- the yidC gene encoding membrane protein insertase YidC, producing the protein MKNKETLIGWLLIAVLMIGFIFYQNKKFEEEQLKKKELQKTEQAEKTAPTTPTTTTLISGDTTVEQSIASSEAIPVDSAQRESKYGAFSAAAGGEEKLFVLENDVVKIILTNKGGQIKSIELKKFKTSDKRPLILFTDKTNSVSYQFPIDENRVIDTKDFYFEPIGEGFRVSGNDSSSFSLRLQAGEGKYLEQKYTLKGNSYLFDYQVILNGLNSIIPSNTTFINGHWENTLSNLEQNIDLERRYSALYYRYNQSDVAHLSEDKETDEHVFDTPLEWISYKQQFFNSTMFSKGLFQRGKLKTFFSKEHHEYVKKYDTRFVLPYQSGSQTKYDFQYYIGPNNYNTLASMDKKVEEVIKLSPDFWLFSWMRYITRFIIWVFSWFDSVHLNYGIIILLMTIILKIALHPLTAKSIESAAKMKILAPEIAALKEKYGDDQSKIGAEQMKLYQKAGVSPLGGCLPLLLQMPILMAMYYFFPASIELRQQSFLWASDLSSYDAIVTFSTAIPLIGNHISLFTVLMTITSIGQAVMNNQMNAMTNQQPGMKYMPYFMPLLLMFMFNSFPAALTYYYLLQNLLGMGHQWIIQKFFINEAKLRHKIEENKKNPKPASSWQKKLENMQRETQKKKKEK; encoded by the coding sequence ATGAAGAACAAGGAAACCCTCATAGGCTGGCTGCTGATTGCCGTATTGATGATAGGATTTATTTTCTATCAGAATAAGAAGTTTGAAGAAGAGCAGTTAAAGAAGAAAGAACTGCAAAAAACGGAGCAAGCCGAGAAGACCGCGCCTACTACTCCAACCACAACAACCCTTATATCTGGAGATACTACTGTTGAGCAAAGTATTGCTTCATCAGAAGCTATTCCCGTGGACAGCGCACAAAGAGAAAGCAAGTATGGCGCATTTTCTGCCGCAGCAGGTGGCGAGGAAAAGTTATTCGTACTTGAAAACGATGTGGTGAAAATCATTCTGACCAACAAGGGTGGGCAGATAAAAAGTATTGAGCTCAAAAAATTTAAGACCTCAGATAAACGACCACTGATACTTTTCACCGACAAAACAAATTCGGTCAGCTACCAGTTTCCGATTGATGAAAACCGGGTGATTGATACGAAGGATTTCTATTTTGAACCGATAGGCGAAGGCTTTAGAGTAAGTGGAAACGATTCGAGCTCATTTTCTCTTCGCCTTCAGGCCGGAGAGGGGAAATATCTTGAACAAAAATATACCCTCAAAGGAAACTCCTATCTCTTCGATTATCAAGTGATTTTGAATGGTTTGAATTCCATCATTCCATCCAATACTACTTTTATCAATGGCCATTGGGAGAATACGCTTAGTAATCTGGAGCAGAATATTGATTTGGAGAGAAGATACTCTGCTCTTTATTACCGGTATAATCAAAGTGATGTTGCCCATCTGAGCGAGGACAAAGAAACCGACGAGCATGTATTCGATACCCCGCTGGAGTGGATTTCTTATAAGCAGCAGTTTTTTAATTCAACGATGTTCAGCAAAGGGCTTTTTCAACGGGGGAAGTTGAAGACCTTTTTTAGTAAAGAGCATCATGAATACGTCAAGAAGTATGATACCCGCTTTGTCTTGCCTTATCAGTCAGGATCACAAACCAAGTATGACTTTCAATATTACATAGGTCCGAACAACTATAACACCCTCGCCTCAATGGATAAAAAGGTGGAGGAGGTGATCAAGTTAAGTCCCGACTTCTGGCTCTTTTCCTGGATGCGCTATATCACCCGTTTCATCATTTGGGTGTTTAGCTGGTTTGATAGTGTGCATTTGAACTACGGAATCATCATTTTGTTGATGACCATTATATTGAAGATCGCTCTTCACCCTCTTACAGCCAAATCAATAGAAAGCGCCGCCAAGATGAAAATTCTTGCTCCGGAGATTGCCGCGTTGAAAGAGAAGTATGGCGATGACCAGTCTAAGATTGGTGCAGAACAGATGAAGTTGTATCAAAAGGCAGGAGTGAGTCCATTAGGCGGCTGTCTGCCTTTGTTGCTTCAGATGCCTATCCTGATGGCCATGTATTATTTCTTCCCGGCTTCTATTGAGTTGCGTCAACAGTCCTTTCTTTGGGCTAGTGATTTATCCAGTTATGATGCGATTGTAACATTCTCTACCGCCATTCCGCTAATCGGGAATCACATCAGTCTGTTTACGGTCTTGATGACCATTACTTCCATTGGTCAAGCTGTGATGAATAACCAGATGAACGCGATGACAAACCAACAACCGGGCATGAAGTATATGCCTTATTTTATGCCGTTGTTGCTAATGTTTATGTTCAATAGTTTCCCTGCGGCGTTGACTTATTATTACCTGCTGCAAAATCTGCTTGGCATGGGTCATCAGTGGATTATTCAGAAGTTCTTCATCAATGAAGCAAAGCTGCGTCATAAAATTGAGGAGAATAAAAAGAACCCTAAGCCTGCATCTTCTTGGCAAAAGAAACTAGAAAACATGCAGCGCGAAACACAGAAAAAGAAGAAGGAAAAATAG
- a CDS encoding T9SS type A sorting domain-containing protein, which yields MKKLLLWSAMAITGLCANAQEKMYRDTRLEQSLMEERPVVLQKDYNSIDHPRKNRAQRSITSGTKLISDTLGSAGNLLTVLNNECNQIDVNDSLNIVTFIHRNDDRKFLNTNVAQYRFDISKNRGVPGSWTKDIGPITNDVNIDNVSVNGRFPQAGVYNPAGNTIVDSAYLVYSGTWHNGDAGGWTGQMRGRGQLSGDLNSFDVHIDTINNGNVEIASGFCQSAPGIFWNLNLDRTGGFNGNANHIVSGFILEKGIWNSTTKQVDWTEHRINQNFAYTTSNSYNSSVITGWNMDFDPTGQYGWIVCLGDITQDNDNVYNPIFWKTTDGGNNWTGPIAVELDNFTDLVNRLDPSSSGTATTTFENDLVVDYLGNPHLLVVVSKGSSYSISVSGLNIYDITYDANTPSCILGSVNGWRAVHISNVETFRGVISNDNPAPLTQDNRPLASKSKDGKKLFFFWVDSDSEFLGSAENNLPNLMTRGYDLEHFVSTPVINLTEGDELWGGETSRAPGGLFGGATFGTASLNALQNNKTYNVPFVFTQIDYPHDPASGLGSYLQPCAFWYVSNIDFDPYDFSVGLAASIQLNGADTTIVVTGNTYTEDGATISYDTACYKSGDLNLVVDNSNVNTNIPGSYFVYYTAEDSAGNVYAAKTKVVLVGSAPVADFNWAFPSFKYRAVFTDLSTNEPNKWKWNFGDSQGSSIKNPVHNYATNDTFEVCLETTNLFGTSASTCKSVAIIGVGIEDLRFEANINVFPNPSNGNFRINFAEGISSDVTVSVYNILGETVSAPARYKAGITNVDMNLSSVANGIYLVKITNDKGTAVRQITVSHK from the coding sequence ATGAAAAAGCTTTTACTATGGTCTGCCATGGCAATTACCGGCTTATGTGCAAACGCACAAGAGAAAATGTATCGGGATACTCGTTTAGAACAGTCGCTTATGGAAGAAAGACCTGTTGTATTACAGAAGGATTATAATTCTATTGACCACCCACGAAAAAACCGAGCTCAACGCTCTATAACATCAGGGACTAAATTAATCTCGGACACTTTGGGGAGTGCTGGTAACCTGTTGACCGTGCTTAATAACGAGTGTAACCAGATTGATGTCAATGACTCACTGAATATCGTAACGTTTATTCACAGAAATGATGACCGGAAATTTCTTAATACCAACGTGGCACAATATCGCTTTGACATTTCAAAAAACCGGGGAGTTCCTGGATCTTGGACTAAAGATATTGGCCCTATTACCAATGACGTAAACATAGATAACGTTTCTGTCAATGGTCGTTTCCCTCAGGCTGGCGTTTACAATCCTGCTGGGAATACCATTGTGGACAGTGCTTACCTAGTTTATTCTGGCACTTGGCACAACGGTGATGCCGGCGGTTGGACCGGACAAATGCGCGGCAGAGGACAACTTTCTGGCGACCTGAACTCTTTCGACGTCCATATTGATACCATCAATAATGGAAACGTAGAGATTGCTTCAGGGTTCTGCCAAAGTGCACCTGGAATATTTTGGAATTTGAATCTCGACCGTACCGGCGGGTTCAATGGTAACGCGAATCACATTGTTAGTGGCTTTATTTTAGAGAAAGGAATATGGAATTCTACCACCAAACAAGTAGATTGGACAGAGCATCGGATTAATCAAAACTTTGCCTATACCACCTCGAATAGCTACAATAGCTCAGTCATTACTGGTTGGAACATGGATTTTGACCCGACTGGTCAATACGGATGGATTGTTTGTTTAGGTGATATCACCCAAGACAATGACAATGTGTACAATCCGATTTTTTGGAAAACAACGGACGGGGGTAATAACTGGACAGGTCCCATCGCCGTTGAACTGGATAATTTTACTGACTTGGTTAATCGTTTAGACCCAAGTTCTTCTGGAACTGCTACTACTACTTTTGAAAATGATTTAGTAGTGGATTACTTAGGCAATCCTCACCTACTGGTGGTTGTTTCAAAGGGATCTAGTTATAGTATCAGTGTTTCCGGTTTGAATATTTATGATATTACTTACGATGCCAACACGCCATCTTGCATATTAGGTAGTGTAAACGGATGGAGAGCGGTTCATATTAGCAATGTAGAGACCTTTAGAGGAGTTATTTCTAATGACAATCCTGCGCCATTGACACAAGATAACCGTCCTTTGGCTTCAAAAAGCAAAGACGGAAAAAAACTTTTTTTCTTCTGGGTTGACTCGGATAGCGAATTTCTTGGTTCCGCAGAAAATAATCTCCCTAATCTGATGACCAGAGGCTATGATTTAGAACATTTCGTGTCAACTCCAGTTATAAATCTTACAGAAGGCGATGAACTTTGGGGTGGTGAAACCAGCCGTGCTCCAGGTGGCCTGTTTGGTGGCGCCACTTTTGGTACGGCATCATTAAATGCACTGCAAAACAACAAAACATACAATGTTCCTTTTGTTTTTACTCAGATAGATTACCCTCACGATCCGGCTTCTGGTCTTGGCTCTTATCTTCAGCCTTGCGCCTTCTGGTATGTCAGCAATATTGATTTCGATCCTTATGATTTTTCTGTAGGATTAGCAGCTTCTATTCAATTGAACGGAGCAGATACCACGATTGTTGTTACCGGTAATACCTATACCGAAGATGGTGCGACGATTAGTTACGATACTGCTTGTTATAAGAGTGGCGATTTGAATTTGGTCGTTGACAATTCTAATGTAAACACCAATATTCCTGGCTCCTACTTTGTTTATTATACTGCCGAAGATTCTGCCGGAAATGTTTATGCCGCAAAAACTAAGGTGGTACTGGTTGGCTCCGCTCCGGTTGCTGATTTTAACTGGGCTTTCCCTTCTTTCAAGTATCGTGCCGTATTTACCGATTTATCTACCAACGAGCCAAATAAATGGAAATGGAATTTTGGTGATTCACAGGGTTCCAGCATCAAGAACCCCGTTCATAATTACGCCACCAACGACACCTTTGAAGTTTGTCTCGAAACCACCAATCTTTTCGGAACATCAGCATCCACTTGTAAATCAGTCGCAATCATAGGTGTGGGCATTGAAGACCTTCGTTTTGAAGCCAACATCAACGTGTTCCCCAATCCTTCCAATGGCAACTTCAGAATCAACTTTGCCGAAGGGATAAGTTCAGATGTTACAGTAAGCGTGTACAATATTTTGGGCGAAACTGTTTCTGCTCCTGCTCGTTACAAAGCAGGCATCACAAATGTAGACATGAATCTTTCATCGGTTGCAAACGGGATTTATTTGGTAAAAATTACCAACGATAAGGGTACTGCTGTAAGGCAAATCACCGTATCACACAAATAA
- a CDS encoding T9SS type A sorting domain-containing protein, with translation MKRILLLVMVVGLGWSEGFGQAPLVKQWDKRFGGDSTEVLNTFLYTKDGGYMMGGWTLSDSSGDISQPLRGEYDFWVVKTDASGNKKWEKRYGGVKRDILTSILETNDGGYLLGGYSKSGIGWDKSQPNLDSSSNTSDYWIIKIDSIGNKLWDKSYGGDKSDELTRMLRTYDGGYLLGGNTWYKSTGDISEYQKGFRDIWVIKIDSVGVKQWNRRLGGNYFTALTAMQPTYDAGYILGAELFSSKGGDASEEERGYTDYWVLKLDFEGRMEWERRFGGAAEDYLSQILPTEDGYLLGGSSASGVSWDKTVANIDTCWNPLDFWIVKIDFWGNKQWDKSFGGLDNDDEIATLSYARDSGYLIAGTSYSMGNGSKSEDNLGLEQAWIVKIDVSGNIIWDKTILTDGHDEGGYLVLTPDGGYVIATSTNSGIAGYQTQKSRGRLDFWLIKFIDTLNDCNLNVSIIKDGNTLSSFGASSYQWYLNGSKINGATQAVYIANEPGSYAVEITDGNGCTALSTPIFITGVNEIESEAVSIYPNPSAMNNLQITMTNSLVGSNMEVYDTNGKMVFQTTINQQQTTLSPALSAGVYFIRIHSERVSIVKKWVRL, from the coding sequence ATGAAGCGTATATTACTTCTGGTTATGGTGGTTGGCTTGGGATGGAGTGAGGGGTTTGGGCAGGCACCGTTGGTCAAACAATGGGATAAAAGATTTGGGGGGGATTCCACTGAGGTACTCAACACGTTTTTATATACCAAGGATGGAGGATATATGATGGGGGGCTGGACCCTTTCGGATAGTAGTGGGGATATTTCGCAGCCTTTAAGAGGAGAATATGACTTCTGGGTAGTTAAGACCGATGCTTCGGGAAACAAGAAGTGGGAAAAGCGTTATGGGGGAGTGAAGAGAGATATACTAACATCCATCCTTGAAACAAATGACGGTGGATATTTACTTGGGGGATACTCCAAATCAGGAATTGGCTGGGACAAGAGTCAACCAAATTTGGATTCCAGTTCCAATACAAGCGATTATTGGATTATAAAGATTGATTCAATCGGCAATAAGCTATGGGACAAAAGCTATGGCGGTGACAAATCCGATGAACTTACCCGAATGCTTCGAACGTATGATGGCGGGTATTTATTGGGTGGCAATACTTGGTATAAATCTACTGGAGATATATCTGAATACCAAAAAGGTTTTAGAGATATCTGGGTTATAAAAATTGATTCTGTTGGTGTGAAACAGTGGAACAGACGTTTAGGTGGAAACTATTTTACTGCTCTGACTGCCATGCAGCCCACCTATGATGCCGGGTACATTCTTGGTGCAGAACTTTTTTCTTCCAAAGGCGGAGATGCATCCGAGGAGGAAAGAGGATACACTGATTATTGGGTTTTAAAACTTGATTTTGAAGGACGTATGGAGTGGGAAAGGCGATTTGGGGGAGCGGCTGAGGACTATTTATCACAAATTTTACCGACAGAAGATGGATATTTATTAGGCGGCTCTTCTGCTTCTGGAGTCAGTTGGGATAAAACGGTGGCAAACATAGATACCTGTTGGAACCCATTGGACTTTTGGATTGTAAAAATTGATTTTTGGGGAAATAAGCAATGGGATAAAAGTTTTGGTGGATTGGATAATGACGATGAGATCGCAACTCTTTCTTATGCACGAGATTCAGGTTATTTAATAGCAGGAACCTCTTATTCCATGGGCAACGGAAGTAAATCCGAAGACAATCTTGGATTGGAGCAGGCGTGGATTGTTAAAATAGATGTTTCAGGAAATATAATTTGGGACAAAACAATTTTGACAGACGGTCATGATGAAGGTGGTTATCTCGTATTAACTCCCGATGGTGGGTATGTGATAGCAACTTCAACAAATTCAGGAATAGCAGGATACCAAACACAAAAAAGCCGGGGACGCTTAGACTTTTGGCTTATCAAGTTTATAGATACTTTAAACGATTGTAATTTAAATGTTAGCATAATTAAGGATGGCAACACCCTGTCCTCCTTCGGCGCCTCCTCATACCAATGGTATCTCAATGGCAGCAAAATAAACGGAGCAACACAAGCGGTTTATATTGCCAATGAACCCGGCAGCTATGCTGTGGAAATAACAGACGGCAATGGATGCACGGCCTTATCAACTCCTATATTCATTACCGGTGTGAATGAAATAGAAAGCGAAGCGGTGAGCATTTATCCCAATCCATCTGCAATGAACAATTTGCAAATAACAATGACCAATAGTTTAGTGGGAAGTAACATGGAAGTGTATGATACCAATGGGAAGATGGTGTTTCAAACAACTATCAACCAACAACAAACAACTCTCTCTCCGGCTTTATCTGCCGGAGTGTATTTCATCCGCATTCATTCAGAGAGGGTGAGTATTGTAAAAAAGTGGGTGCGTTTGTAA
- the typA gene encoding translational GTPase TypA, giving the protein MRNQNIRNIAIIAHVDHGKTTLVDKILHQCSLFRDNQQTGELILDNNDLERERGITILAKNVSVEYKDIKINIIDTPGHADFGGEVERVLNMADGVLLLVDAFEGPMPQTRYVLSKALALGKKPILVINKVDKENCRPDEVHESVFDLMFHLEGTEEQLNFPTVYGSAKRGWMGADWKHPAEDVTFLLDTIIGHIPAPQIAEGTVQMQITSLDYSSYLGRVAIGRITRGNLTSGQNVMLMKRDGTKVKSKIKELYVFSGLGKVKVDKVECGDICAIMGVEGFDIGDTIADIENPEAMPPIHIDEPTMSMVFTTNTSPFFGKEGKFVTSQKIRERLYKELEKNLALRVEDTESAEKFNVFGRGILHLSVLIETMRREGYELSIGNPRVLTKVIDGVKHEPIEILTIDAPETVAGKCIELVTQRKGDLLVMEPKGDMMHIEFEVPSRGLIGLRTLILNSTAGEAVMAHRFKAYMPWKGDIPSRINGTIIAKEAGRATAYAMDKLTDRGKFFIDPSVEVYEGQIIGEYSKSGDLVVNVVQAKQLTNFRAAGTDDKSTLPPPIRHSLEESMEYIQEDEYVEITPKSIRLRKIFLSENERKRASK; this is encoded by the coding sequence ATGAGGAATCAGAACATTCGCAACATCGCCATTATTGCCCACGTAGATCACGGGAAAACCACCCTGGTTGATAAGATTTTACACCAGTGCTCGCTCTTCCGCGACAATCAGCAGACCGGGGAATTGATTCTCGACAACAACGATTTGGAAAGAGAACGGGGAATCACCATTCTGGCGAAGAACGTTTCGGTAGAATATAAAGACATCAAGATTAACATCATTGATACACCCGGCCACGCCGACTTTGGTGGCGAGGTAGAGCGTGTGTTGAACATGGCCGACGGAGTGCTTTTGTTGGTAGATGCCTTTGAAGGCCCTATGCCACAGACCCGCTATGTATTGTCGAAGGCTTTGGCTTTGGGCAAGAAGCCGATTCTGGTGATTAATAAAGTAGATAAAGAAAACTGCCGCCCGGACGAGGTGCATGAGTCTGTTTTTGACTTGATGTTTCACTTGGAAGGCACTGAAGAGCAGTTGAATTTCCCTACTGTTTATGGTTCTGCCAAGAGAGGCTGGATGGGTGCCGATTGGAAACATCCGGCAGAGGACGTAACTTTCTTGTTGGATACTATCATCGGACATATTCCGGCTCCGCAGATTGCAGAAGGAACGGTGCAAATGCAAATCACTTCGTTGGATTACTCTTCTTATTTAGGTCGGGTAGCTATCGGAAGAATTACACGTGGAAACCTGACCTCTGGTCAGAACGTGATGCTGATGAAGCGCGACGGAACAAAGGTGAAGTCGAAAATAAAGGAGTTGTATGTGTTCAGTGGTTTAGGAAAAGTGAAGGTGGACAAAGTAGAATGTGGTGATATTTGCGCCATCATGGGAGTGGAAGGTTTTGATATTGGCGACACGATTGCCGATATTGAAAATCCGGAAGCTATGCCGCCGATTCACATTGACGAGCCAACGATGAGCATGGTGTTCACGACAAATACCTCGCCCTTCTTTGGTAAGGAAGGAAAGTTTGTGACCTCGCAGAAAATCCGCGAGCGTTTATATAAAGAGTTGGAAAAGAACTTGGCGCTGCGAGTAGAAGATACAGAGTCTGCCGAGAAGTTTAACGTTTTCGGAAGAGGCATCCTTCACCTTTCTGTATTGATTGAAACCATGCGCCGCGAAGGCTATGAGTTGTCTATCGGCAATCCGCGTGTATTGACCAAAGTGATTGATGGCGTAAAGCATGAGCCGATAGAAATCCTGACCATTGATGCACCGGAAACAGTAGCCGGAAAGTGTATCGAATTGGTGACTCAAAGAAAAGGCGACCTGCTGGTGATGGAGCCGAAGGGCGACATGATGCACATAGAATTTGAAGTGCCGTCCAGAGGATTGATTGGTTTGAGAACGTTGATTCTGAACAGCACCGCCGGCGAAGCCGTGATGGCGCATCGCTTCAAAGCCTATATGCCTTGGAAAGGTGATATCCCATCTCGTATCAACGGTACTATCATTGCTAAAGAGGCAGGAAGAGCAACTGCTTATGCGATGGATAAACTAACAGACCGCGGCAAGTTTTTCATTGACCCGAGTGTGGAAGTATATGAAGGGCAAATCATTGGTGAATATTCCAAGAGCGGAGATTTAGTGGTGAATGTGGTTCAAGCAAAACAGTTGACCAACTTCCGCGCTGCGGGAACCGATGATAAATCTACTCTTCCTCCTCCTATCCGCCATAGTCTCGAAGAGAGCATGGAGTATATTCAGGAAGATGAGTACGTGGAGATCACTCCTAAGTCCATTCGTTTAAGGAAGATTTTCTTGAGCGAAAACGAACGGAAGAGAGCGTCAAAGTAG